ATCTTCCAACCTTTGCTAAGCGGAAGGGGAGCTTTTCAGCTCTGTTCAACTCGATTAGAAACTGTTTGGCGACTTTTTCAAACACTGGGCCAAGGTAGCGGCTGTAATCCCTCTTAATCTCCTCAACGTCAAAGAGACCCTCCTCAATGGCTGAGAGGTTGGGGTAGATGAAACGGAACCAGAAAGCGAGGAAGTTGTCGGCCACGTAGTAGCGGCCCCTCTTTGAGTTCGGCTTTTCAGTTATTGGGACTTCCTTCATAACAAGCCCAGTCTCGATTAAGTTTCTGAGGTAGGGTGTTACGTCCGAGTGTCTCATGCCGATGAAGTCCCTTATCTCCTTTGGCGTCGTTTTGCTAAGGGATATCGCCTCAAGGATTCTCCGGTATGTTCTTGTCTCCGTAAACTCATACCTCAGCAGAAAATCAACCTCATCGCGGAAAAAGCTTACAGGGTTTTTCAGCTCTCTATCAAGCCACTCCCAGAAGGGCAACTTCACCTGCGTTATGTAGAACGGAATTCCATCGGTCATGCCGTAGATCTCTACGAGTTCATCCCAGGGGATACCGGGGAAGAACTCCCTTAGATGGAGAAATTTCAAGGGCTTGAGCTTCAATGAGCCTGTTCTCCTGCCATAGAGAGGACTCTTGTAGCTGAGAACCTTCTCGGTCATTATGCTCACTGAAGAGCCAAGGAGAATTAGCTTCGTGTTTGAATCCGAAAGGTCTGTGTCAATCGCCCTCTGGAAGATGCTCAGAACACCCGGCTTCTCCTTTATGAGGTTGGGAAATTCGTCAATGACGATGATCTTTCCCCTGAGAGCGTGTAGAAGTGCCTCCCAGTCTCTCCGGGCGTATCTAACCTCTGGAAAAACTCTTTTAGCAACTTCTTGGAAGTGCCTAAGGTTATCCCCTTCGACGGCCAGATAGTAGACGTGAGGAACATCTTTCACGGCTTCGATGACAAGACGAGTCTTTCCAACACGTCTCCTTCCGTAGATGACGATTAACTCAAAATTATCGCTTGAGAGCCTTTCCCTCAATGCTTTAAGCTCTTCTCTCCTGTCCACAAAATGATCCATATGATAATCACCATTATGATAATTGCGATTATCATTATTAAACCTTTTGATTGGTGGGTTCAAGAATCTTTTCCTCCCCGCCCGGCAGGACGAGGGGCCTCGACAGGTGCTTCCTCGCATCGGGCGGAACCTCGTAGATTTTCCTCTCCAGCTCGCGCGGGACTTCAACCGGAATGAGCTTCTTCGGCATCTTATGGCCACAGCGCTTGCACTTCAAATAATCCCCCTTGCTCTTCATCGTCCCTCCACAGCGGGGACACTTTGGCTTCTGGTATTCGATTTTCGGGACGAGCTTTACCGGGTAGAACTTCTCAAGGTTGAGCGTCAGAACGCCGTCGTGCTCCTTAACGCCTCCAGCGGCGATAATCTCGTCCCCTGGCAGGAGCTTCCTGACCCAGTTCCGGAACTTCTTCGTCGGCTCGAAGGCTGCCACCCTAATTTTCCCGGTCTCATCCTCCAGCTCGAAGAAGACGTGCCTTCCGCGCTCCCAGTAAGGCCCAGCCACTCTGCCCCTAACAACGGCGCTGTCGTAGAGCCTCAGCTCGCCGATTTTTTTGTATGTAAGGTGGTCGTCCGTGTTCTGGTTCGTCTTGTAGAGCTGGTAAAACGCCACCGGCTCTCCGAACTCGACCCTCTCGAAGGTCTGGATGACCCTTCCCCTGTCAATTCCCCTGATGCCAACCAGAACGGGGTCCTTGCCGTGGGGTGTTATGAGGACACTCCTCTTGTAGGGGTCAACGTTGTCGTAGGTGAAGGGATAGCTCCAGCGATCGGCCAGAAAGACGCTCTCGGAGTTTACCCTCCTCAGCGTCCCCCAGTTTTTGGGCTCCCGGTAGGCCAACAGCTCGTAGGTGAAGCTTTCGAGCGGGTAGCCAATTGAAGCGAGCGCGCCGATTATTCCCCTGCCGAGCTTGAACTTGAAGACCTCTGCCCCAACTTCCCTCGCGACCCTTTCTGCCTCCTCGATCGTAACGTGCTCCCTCAAAGCCCTCAACGAGAACTCACGGAGTTCTTCTGGAATATCACCTTCGAGGAAGACAACGCCGGGATTAGTATTTTCGTGGGTGAAATCTGCCAGCTGGTTCACGTAAAAGAGAACCGTGTTTTTGATTTCCAGAATAAACTCCTCCTCGACCTTGAAGATCATCGCGACCGCTCCGTTGCCGCGGGTTTTGTAGGGAATGTTTGGGTTGAGCCTAATCAAGCGGGGGAGGTCGATGGGCTCCGCTATCCGTGACAGCTCGCGGTAGAGGAGCGCGCCGAGGTAGGTCGTGCACATACCGTTGGGTGAGTCAGTGTCGTCGATTCCGATGTGAAGCCTCATCGTTGAGAGAAAAGGAGGGGGGTTTAAAAATCAACCGGAGACCTGTCAAGGTGGCCCGCTATTCCCTGAACCTCTCATAGCAGAGCACGTCAACGAAGCCCTCCCCCGGGACGTACTGGTGCTTCCTCCAGCGGCCTGCCAATCTGAAACCGTTCTTCTCCAGGACCCGTATGGAGGGCACGTTGGTTTCGAAGACGTGTGCGTAAACCTTCCGGAGGTTTAGCCATTCGAAGGCGTATTCAAGGGCGAGCTTTACCGCCTCGCTGGCGTAGCCGTGGCCCCAGTACTCCCGGGCTAAGAAGTAGCCGAGCTCTGCCCTGCCGTTGTGGTGGTCTATCTTGTGAAGCCCGATAAGTCCAACGGGGGAACGCGAGGAGTTTTCTATAATTGCAAAGACCTTTTCGTGCTTCTTCTCCCGTCTCAGAGCCTCGTACCATTCAAGCTCGTCCTCGTAGAAGAACACTTCCTCTGGATACGACAGATACCTTCTAACTTCCCTGTCGTTGTACCAGACCCAGACGTGCTTCAAATCCTCCCTGAGAAGCACGCCGAGGGAAACGAGGTTGCCCTTGAGGATTATCGGCCTCATGTAAACACCTTAACTTTATTAAGCCCTTTGCGTATTTAAAAATGATGGACAGGGAAAGGCTCATCAGAACGGTTGAGGCGATACTCAGGGGCACGGGATACAAAACGGCACGGATGGACTTCAAGGGCTCGTGCTTCGACATAGTTGCGAGCAGGTTACTTCTACTGCTCTTCGTCAAGGTGGCCACCAACATAGACACGGTTACAGAGGAGCAGGCTGAAGACCTGAAGCGCCTCTCCAAGTTCTTCAAGGCCTCGCCCCTGATAGTGGGGCTGAAGACGAAGAACGCCGAGCTGGAAGAGGGTGTCGTTTACGAGAGGTTCGGGGTATACGCGCTCAGACCCGAGACCCTCTACGATGTCCTCGTCGAGAACGAACTGCCGGCGATATTTGCCGAGCGCGGCGGCTTCTACGTAAGGATAAACGGTGCCCTACTGCGGAAGCTGAGGGAGAAGTACGGCTACTCCGTGAACGAGCTGGCCCAACTCCTGGGAGTTTCTCGCAAGAGCCTGATAAACTACGAGCGCGGCGAGCAGGCGGTCTCCCTTGAGGTCGCTATACGGCTTGAGGAACTGTTTGACGAGCCGCTTGCGGAGCCGATCGACATTCTCCACTCCACTGTGGAGGCGGACCTCAACGTTACCCCCGAAAGTCCGCTTGAGAGGGAGATATTTGAGCGCCTAAAGGGCCTCGGCCTCGGTGTTGTCAAGGTCAAGAAGGCACCGTTCAATGCAGTGTCAAAGGAGGATGAGTTTAACATCCTCACTGGCATAGACGAGAGAAAGACCCGCTCGACTGTGAAGAGGGCCGAGATGGTCACCGAGGTGAGCAAGATAATCAACAGCGACGGGGTTTTCATACTGGAGAAAGCGAGAACCGAGATTATTGGCGACGTCCCCCTAATCCCCAAGGAGCGACTTGAAGAGGTCAGGGACGCTGATGAACTCATAGAGATGATAGAGGAGCTCAAGAAGGAAATAAAGAAGCAGCTCTTCAGCTAAAGATGACTCTTCTCCAGACTTCCCTTACCTTTGGAACGTATTCCTTCGGCGCGGCTATAAGGACTGCCCAGCGTGGCGTCTGTCTCCTTTTGAGGGCGTTGGCAAGTGGGGTGACCTTGGTAAGCGGCTGAAGCTCCCCGTTGCCCAGAAGGACGTTTATTTCAGTCGCCTTGAGCCTCGGCTCGCTGAGCATGAGGTCGGCTATACTGAACTCAAGGATGACCTCTCCCTCCCTCGCACCGACCATCTCCGCGAGGGTTCTCTCTATCTCCTGTCTGCGCTTAACGTTTCTGTAGGCCGTCAGGAGCTCCCTCTTCTCCTCGGCGCTTAGTTCGTCGGCACCCGCCAGAACGGCGGCCTTGTAAAGCTCCCGGTACTTTACCCTCCTCACCATCTCCGCGGGAAGGCCCTCCAGGTCTTCAAGCTCGACAAGGACACGGCAGTCTATCATCCTCCAGAAGTCCCAGAGGTGGCCCTCCTCCAGGGCGAACTCCAGGGCTCTGGTCAGCATCCCCTCGGCTATCTTGACCGTATGGTGGAAGTAGACGCGGGAGTACATGAGCGACCTCGCCACCATCATGCCCTCGACCGCCTCAACACCTTTCTCATCGACCACGAGCTCACCGTCGTGGATCCTCAGAACCTTCATGAGCCTTTCGAGATCTATTATCCCGTGGGCGACCCCCGTGTAGTGGGCGTCCCTCACGAGGTAGTCGAGCTGGTCGACGTCGACGTCGCCGTGGAGCATCTGGCCGAGGTAGCGCTTCTCGTGCTTTCCGAGGATCAGGTCTGCGACGTCTCTGGGGGTGAAGTCGTACTCGTAGCTCTCTATTATCTCCGGGATCATTCCCCCGTTCTCGCTCTCGGTTATGTTTATCCGCCCGAGGATTATATCCTGGCCGAGGCGCATGTGGTCGCGCTCCTTCACGTAGTGCTTGTAGATGCTCTCGAAGGTATGACTGAAGGGCCCGTGGCCAATGTCGTGGAGTAAAGCCCCCACCTGAAGGAGCATGCTTTCGCTCTCCTCCAGGCCAACCTCCTGCGAGAGCCTCCTGGCGAGATGCCACGCTCCGAGGGAGTGCTCAAAGCGAGAGTGGTTAGCACCGGGATAGACGAGGTACGCCAAACCGAGCTGTCTTATGTTCCTGAGCCTCTGAAACTCGGGGGTCTTGACGAGGTCGAGGATGATACCGGTGAGCTTCATGCTGCCATGAACGCCGTCGTGAATGATCTTTCCATCCATTGACACCACCGCTGGAAGTTTGAGAAGAGCCTTATATAAATTTTCGGCATTGTGACAAAATTGGAAGGAAAAGAACGGCAGAATCAGAGATCCTTGCCGACGATGTATATCCTCTTGGTCTTTCCGAGCCTCTTCGGGAGGTCTGCCCTGAGCTTCTCAAGGGGAACCGCTTCGATAATCAGCTCGGCCTGCTTGGACTCCTCCACCTCGTAGCGAACCGGATTGTTGGCCTCGTAGATGAGCTCCCTGACCTCGTCCTCTATTCCGGCCGGCTTTTCACCGCTGTAGGCGACGCGGAGTATGGCCTTCGGCCTGGGGTTCTCAGGTGAGAGCGGGTGGTAGATTATCACAAAGTCGAGGAGGGCTGGATGGTCGTAGACTATCTCCATCACCTGGTCGATGTGGAGCTTGGCCCCCGCGAGTGTTACAACGTCCTTGATGCGGATTATGTTCCTGACCTCGCCGTTCTCGATCCTCGCGAGGTCGCCTATGTCGTAGTTGAAGAGGGGCAGACCGGTAAGCTCCCCTTCCCTCATGACCTTGGTTATGTAGATGCGCTTGTAGTCGTCGTAGCCGTCGCCGTTGTCCTTGAGGACGACTATAGACTCCTCGAAGTTGAACCTTGTAGCTTTCTTCCTCGTGATAACGCGGTAGCCGGTTATAGCGTCCTCAGTCGAGCCGAAGTTGTCTATTATCACGGCGTTCTCAAACAGCTCAAGGGTCGCCCTCGCGAGCTCGGGGGTAAGCGTCTCGCCGCCTACCACTATCGTCTGGATGTCCTTCTTTATGGACTCCGGGAGAACGAGACCGAGGTTGTAGGCAGTCGCCGTCAGGCAGAAGAGTGCTGTGGGCTTGATGTAGTTGAGCTCTTTGAGGAGCATTTCCCTGTCGAGCAGGTACTGGATGGGGACCTGATAGTATGCGGACTTTGCGTTGAGCGCTTCAAAGCTCCCGAATGCAAACATTCCGGATGAAGATGGTAGCGGTGGGAAAAACGAGGCGATTCTATCTCCTTTATCCATGTACTCCCTGATCCATGGTTCTACCTGCCGGGCTGTTCGGAAGCGGTCGTCCCGGGTGTAGGCTATTCTCTTGGGTTTCCCGGTTGTTCCGCTTGTCCGCATCACGGTATAGAATACCTGAGCCCTCTGGATGTAATCGGGCCACACCCTGCCAATATCGTAGAGATCATGGGGCGTTATCGTCACCTTATCAGTAAGGGCAGCAAGGTCATCGAGGGTTATCCCATCGGGATCGATTCCGGAGAACTTCTCCTGCCAGAATTCGGTCGTTTCCAAGCTCTTGCTGAGGGTGTACCTGAAATCCTCGACCCCCTTTTTGTCAGTTCTTCCAACAATCAAGGTCACGGATGCTCACCGAACTAGTAAATCGAGCTAATAATATATAATTGTTGGGGTTTGTCCAACCATCCTTGGATGGATTTCAATAGGAAAGGTTTTTATACCGTCCCAGTTAAATTAACCCCATGAACTATGGGGAAGTGTTGGATAAACTCTATGATGACCCTCTGAGCGTTGACCGCGCTGATTTAGTGGAGTACCTCAGGGAGGTCTTCGAATTTCACCTGCGGACGACCCCTTACTGGAGGAGGATTTCTGAGAAACTGAGGCCTGACCTCGATGAAATCTTTCAAGGCGGACTTGAGGAGGTTTTCGAGAAGATTTTCAATTCTGGATTGATCGTGGACGAGGACTACCTCAGGCACAACTGGCTGGAATTCGTACCTGAGGGGTATCCTGGCAGGATAAGGTTTTACCAGTCCTCCGGAACGACCCGGGAGCGGGCCATCGGGCACTGGGATCGGGAGTATCTCCTAGCAAGCCACCGGTATCTGAGGAAAGCCCTCGACGAGATCTACGGTCTGGACGAGCTTTACAACGATGCCCACCAGATGAGGGCAATAGCCCACGGCCCGTACGGATGGTTCCAGGAGGAAATAAGCGAGCTCGTATGGAGCTACGGAGGTGTTCTGTACTTTATAGGTATGGAAACGGACGGTCTGAAAAAAGTTTATGAAAATCAGGGACTGGAAGCGGTTTTGAAGATACTGAATCCACTCGTGAGATATACCACCCGCATCATGGAGAAGGACAGGATAAACACGGTACGCTCTGCACCCCCGCTCATGGCGCTTTTCGAACCCTACAGCGAGAACATTGAGACGGCAATAATAAGTGGTGTTGGTATAAATCAGTCCTTCTTTGAGATGCTCCGTGAAAAGTTTGAAGGCACAAAGCTTATACCTCTTTATGGGTATTATCTATTTGGGGATCTGGTGGGTATGCACATGGAGGGGGAGTTCTGGTACTATCCCAACTACCCGTTCACAATTATATTCCCCATGAAGCACGGGGACGGGGGATACCGGATAGTCAGGCGTCACGAACGCGGACGGGTTGCAATAATAATAGCCAGACCCGAAGTTTTAGTCGTTAAGTTCGAGGATGAAACGGCATTTAGAACACCCCCCCACGGACCATTTAAATGGGATGGGTTCGGAGACCCCGAAAGGAAAGTGGGGTGAACTGTGTTGGACGGTATTCAGGCAATCGTGTTTGCTGAGGCGTTGATGGTTCTGATAGCTGACTTGGTGGCGGCAGGCTGGATATTCCGTATATATCTCCATAACAGACGGAGATCTGCCCTGGCCTTTTCTCTTGCATGGGTGTTTGACTTTCTAGCGATCCTCTCGACGGTTCTCACGAACCCGACGTTTCAGATGGTGGGCATGCTCCTTCTTCCGACGTTCTCTGCTCTCATCTTTTATGGAGCGGTGAAGTTCCTTGAAGAAGAGTCGATAACCGTCAGGTACAGAACTCTCTCAATGCTTGCGGTGATGCCGGTTGCCTTTATGATATATATGATTGGAGTATACATTTACACCGGGGATGCAGTCTGGTCAGTAACCAGCGCCGCTACCCTTGGCATAACAGGGGTATTCGTAATCGCCGGGGGGCTTTTACTCAGGGAAACCGTGGAAATTTACAAAAGTGCCATCAGATACCTCTATATCAGCATCATACTGTTTGGAGTTCACCTAATCCCGGCGGCACTTTTCGGCAACACCGATTGGTACAAAGCTATAGGATTCACGCTGTCCACGGCCCTCATAATATTCATGGTAGTGGCGATGGTGAAACTAACCTCCTCGGAGTTCTTTATGCCAAAAGAGAGCAGGGCCGCACAGCCTATTGACCTCAAGCCGGGCGTCATGGTAGTTAACGGGAGGGAGTACCTGAAACTCAAGGAGAAACTTAAAGACAGGCCAGTTCTGGCCTTCGTCAGGGACGTCACACAGGTTCCTGAGGGGTGGCAGTACTACTTCGTAACAACCATACCGTTCCAGGGAAGGTTCAAGAACACCATAAATCCGACAAACCTTGCAAGGATGACCGAACTCTCGTACAAGTATCTGGAAGAGTCCGCCCGGATGGGGGAGCAGGGGGTCATTATAATCGACTGCCTCGAGTACTTGACAGTCTACAACTCCTGGGAGAGCCTCATGAAGTTCCTTTCAAAGCTCAGGGACTTTGTTATAGTCAACAAGGGCACCCTGATACTCGTTATTGAGAAGGAAAGCCTTGAAAACAGGCTGTATGCCCAGCTCAGGAAGCTCATGGAGTGAGGACAGCTTTATATACCTCCTCTTTTCTACCATATACTGCCCCTGCGCGAGGACCCCGGGGAGAATGAACCGGGGGGCGATGCGGGGGCTACAGCTCGGCCTCAGCGAGGTCCCCACGGGAGGACCTTCCGCGTTACGGAGCACGATGACCGTGGGAAACCCAGGCCGAGCACAGCTGAGGCCCGCCTGGGTTAACCCGCCCGAGATCGCCGTGAGGCACCGATGGGGGCGGGGGTTACGGGCGGGCCATAGCCAGATTTTGTCAAAACTTCGACAGCCGTGCAGTCAATATGCCGAAAAGATTTATTAAGAACATGGACAAGATTCACACGAGTGGTACCATGATAATCGCAGGAAGAAACAAGTGGGTGATACTCCTCAAGTATTATCCCCCATGGCAGGGCTATCCCCCGAGGAAAAGAAAGAAAAGGAAGACCACGGAAGTCATTGAGGTACTTGAGATGCTCGCAGACCCCGCAGACTTGAGGATATTCCTGAAGACGTCCGCGCCATTCTGAAGTTCGTCCATCTTGAGTCTTTTCTCCAGGAGGCATAGCTCAGTAGAGCACGACTTCCACTGTTTCTCCTTCCAGATGTCCTTCACTATCCTCCGGAATGACTATATAGCCGTTGCTCTCCACGAGGGCGCTTATTATACCGCTCCCCTTCTTTCTGATCGGTCTCGCCTTACCGCTCTCGTACCAGACCTTCACGAACTCGTGTCTCCCGAGCTGGCTTGGAACGCGCTCGGTGAGCCTTGCCAAAACCTTCACCTCGTAGTTTCTAGCCCCCACCAGCTTCGCCAGGGCGTGTTTGACGTAAAGGTGGAACTGGGCGAAGACAGCCGCAGGGTAGCCGCTCATTATGAAGACCCTTTCGCCGTAACCAACTGGCCTTCCGGGCTTTATCGTCGTTCCGTGGAAGAGGAGCTTGACAAAGCGGTGGGCAAAATCCCGGTCGCCGAAGGCCGAACCGCCGGTGACGAGAACGAGGTCGCATTCTTCCTTTGCCTTCCCTATCACCGATTTGATAGCCTCTTCCTTATCGGGGACGACCCCGTAAAAAACCGGTTGCCCAAAGTACTGCCGCCCCAGCCCCATGAGCATAATCGAGTTGCTCTCCATAATCTTTCCTGCCTTCAGCGCCTCCTCATCGAACTCCTCGATTAACTCGTCGCCCGTGACGATTATTCCGACGCGGGGTTTCCTCTTGACCTTAACGGTTTTGAAGCCCACGCTCTTCAGTAGGGCCAGATCCTGCGGCCTTAGAACCTGTCCCTTCCGCAGGATTATCTCCCCCTTCCTTACGTCCTCACCGGCGAAGGCCACGTTTTGTCCGGGAGCAACAGGTCGAAGGACCCTTAGGACGTCCCCATCTCGCTCCGCCATCTCCTGCATGAGGACGGCGTTTGCCCCCTCAGGCATCTTTGAGCCGGTCATGAGCTTTACCGCCGTTCCGGGTTCCACCTTGGCTTTACTCTCCTCGCCGGCTACTATCTCGTCTATAACCCTAAGCTCGACCGGACTGTATTCCCTCGCAGGGAATGTGTCCTCGGCGCGGAGGGCATAGCCGTCCACAGCGGAACGGTCGAAGGGAGGGCTGTCTATGGGAGAAACGATGTCCTCGGCCAGAACCCTGCCGAGGGCCTCGGAGAGGGGAACCTCCTCCACGTCGAGGATCTCCCCGAGGTCGTCCAGCATCATGCGAAAGGCGTCCCTGTACGGTGTCAGCCTCTTGAACTCCCTCACGTCACTCCCTCCCGTGCTTGAGGACGTGGCCAGCCTCGTTCAGAATTATCCTGACCCCAGTTTTCGCCGCGCCCAAACTTCCAGGCAGGCAAAAGATTGCCATCGCCCTTCCGGAGCTCCTGATTATTCCCGCGGTTGCCCTCGTCATGACCGCGGCTGTGCCTATCTCCTCGTAGCTCAGAAGCCTGAAGATTTCTCCGAAGCCCGTCAGCTCCTTATCGAGCAACGGCCTGATGCTTTCTATCGTAACGTCCCTGCTCGCTATTCCCGTTCCACCCGAGGTAACGACAACTTCAGCTCCCCTTTCAAAGGCCTCGACAACGGCGCCAACTATCGCCATCTTCTCGTCGGGGACAACGGCATAGTAAACCTTCTCATGTCCGGCATTCTTTAGCTCCTCGATGAGAAACTTTCCGCTCTTATCCTCCTTCTCCCCCCTGCTGGCCGTGTCACTCACCGTTATGACCGCGAACTTGAACTTCCTTGGGGCCTTCTTCTTGTGTTCTTCCGCTCCCATACCATCACCCGATTAAGCTCGTCCCCGAACTTAATAACCTTTCAGCAAACGGAAGCGTTTAACGGCGCAAGCGTTATATCCCCACCCGCGGATGTGCATACATGAAGTTTGAGCACTTTATACGACACTTCAACGAGCCGATGCTGGCCCTCAGCAACGCGCCCCACCGTGGGGGCCTGGCAAAGGCGAACGGCTTCTTCTTCATGATGGTCCCCAAGGACTACTCTGGAAACTACAGGCGGGACTGTGCGAGATTTGAGGAGGAGCATGGAATCAAAAACTTTGTCGGCTTCATGACCGCCGCTGACATCAAAAAGGTGCTCGCGGTTTCAAGGCGCGGAAGCGTTACTGCCTACGTCACCGCTGGAATCACGAATCCGGCAATAGCCGGTGAAGAGCCACCACCGTGGAAACCCGGAACCATAAACATCGCCCTTGTAATCGAGGAGGGCCTCACCGTCGGTGCGATGGCCAACGCGATAATGACGGCAACGGAGGCAAAGGCATACACTCTCCTCAGCCTCGGTTACAACGCGACGGGAACGACGAGCGACGGCATTGGAGTTTTCGCCTTTGATGGAGAAACGGAGTGGGCGGGAACGGCGACGGAGCTGGGAATAAACATCGGGAAAGCGGTAAGGGAAGCCCTCTCAGAAAGCCTGAGGAAGTGGGAGAGGACGAGAAGTGTTAAATAGTTTCAACCCTTATTAAAGCCGGTGAGAGAATGGAAGACGTGGAGGCTCAGGTTGAAAGGCTCTTCCTTGATGCACAGAATCTCCTGTTGAAGCTCCGGCTGAGGGAACTTCGGAAGGGCAAGGTTACCCT
This window of the Thermococcus thermotolerans genome carries:
- a CDS encoding adenosylcobinamide amidohydrolase; its protein translation is MKFEHFIRHFNEPMLALSNAPHRGGLAKANGFFFMMVPKDYSGNYRRDCARFEEEHGIKNFVGFMTAADIKKVLAVSRRGSVTAYVTAGITNPAIAGEEPPPWKPGTINIALVIEEGLTVGAMANAIMTATEAKAYTLLSLGYNATGTTSDGIGVFAFDGETEWAGTATELGINIGKAVREALSESLRKWERTRSVK
- a CDS encoding HD domain-containing protein; protein product: MDGKIIHDGVHGSMKLTGIILDLVKTPEFQRLRNIRQLGLAYLVYPGANHSRFEHSLGAWHLARRLSQEVGLEESESMLLQVGALLHDIGHGPFSHTFESIYKHYVKERDHMRLGQDIILGRINITESENGGMIPEIIESYEYDFTPRDVADLILGKHEKRYLGQMLHGDVDVDQLDYLVRDAHYTGVAHGIIDLERLMKVLRIHDGELVVDEKGVEAVEGMMVARSLMYSRVYFHHTVKIAEGMLTRALEFALEEGHLWDFWRMIDCRVLVELEDLEGLPAEMVRRVKYRELYKAAVLAGADELSAEEKRELLTAYRNVKRRQEIERTLAEMVGAREGEVILEFSIADLMLSEPRLKATEINVLLGNGELQPLTKVTPLANALKRRQTPRWAVLIAAPKEYVPKVREVWRRVIFS
- a CDS encoding GNAT family N-acetyltransferase, with translation MRPIILKGNLVSLGVLLREDLKHVWVWYNDREVRRYLSYPEEVFFYEDELEWYEALRREKKHEKVFAIIENSSRSPVGLIGLHKIDHHNGRAELGYFLAREYWGHGYASEAVKLALEYAFEWLNLRKVYAHVFETNVPSIRVLEKNGFRLAGRWRKHQYVPGEGFVDVLCYERFRE
- a CDS encoding MogA/MoaB family molybdenum cofactor biosynthesis protein; this encodes MGAEEHKKKAPRKFKFAVITVSDTASRGEKEDKSGKFLIEELKNAGHEKVYYAVVPDEKMAIVGAVVEAFERGAEVVVTSGGTGIASRDVTIESIRPLLDKELTGFGEIFRLLSYEEIGTAAVMTRATAGIIRSSGRAMAIFCLPGSLGAAKTGVRIILNEAGHVLKHGRE
- a CDS encoding ATP-binding protein; this encodes MDHFVDRREELKALRERLSSDNFELIVIYGRRRVGKTRLVIEAVKDVPHVYYLAVEGDNLRHFQEVAKRVFPEVRYARRDWEALLHALRGKIIVIDEFPNLIKEKPGVLSIFQRAIDTDLSDSNTKLILLGSSVSIMTEKVLSYKSPLYGRRTGSLKLKPLKFLHLREFFPGIPWDELVEIYGMTDGIPFYITQVKLPFWEWLDRELKNPVSFFRDEVDFLLRYEFTETRTYRRILEAISLSKTTPKEIRDFIGMRHSDVTPYLRNLIETGLVMKEVPITEKPNSKRGRYYVADNFLAFWFRFIYPNLSAIEEGLFDVEEIKRDYSRYLGPVFEKVAKQFLIELNRAEKLPFRLAKVGRWWRKGEKIDLVALNERERKALFVEVKWKELSEREARRILKDLERKAELVGLEKWEYYYGIVAKSVEGKEELKAEGWLVWDLRDFERLVIEE
- a CDS encoding molybdopterin molybdotransferase MoeA, whose protein sequence is MREFKRLTPYRDAFRMMLDDLGEILDVEEVPLSEALGRVLAEDIVSPIDSPPFDRSAVDGYALRAEDTFPAREYSPVELRVIDEIVAGEESKAKVEPGTAVKLMTGSKMPEGANAVLMQEMAERDGDVLRVLRPVAPGQNVAFAGEDVRKGEIILRKGQVLRPQDLALLKSVGFKTVKVKRKPRVGIIVTGDELIEEFDEEALKAGKIMESNSIMLMGLGRQYFGQPVFYGVVPDKEEAIKSVIGKAKEECDLVLVTGGSAFGDRDFAHRFVKLLFHGTTIKPGRPVGYGERVFIMSGYPAAVFAQFHLYVKHALAKLVGARNYEVKVLARLTERVPSQLGRHEFVKVWYESGKARPIRKKGSGIISALVESNGYIVIPEDSEGHLEGETVEVVLY
- the tiaS gene encoding tRNA(Ile2) 2-agmatinylcytidine synthetase TiaS; protein product: MRLHIGIDDTDSPNGMCTTYLGALLYRELSRIAEPIDLPRLIRLNPNIPYKTRGNGAVAMIFKVEEEFILEIKNTVLFYVNQLADFTHENTNPGVVFLEGDIPEELREFSLRALREHVTIEEAERVAREVGAEVFKFKLGRGIIGALASIGYPLESFTYELLAYREPKNWGTLRRVNSESVFLADRWSYPFTYDNVDPYKRSVLITPHGKDPVLVGIRGIDRGRVIQTFERVEFGEPVAFYQLYKTNQNTDDHLTYKKIGELRLYDSAVVRGRVAGPYWERGRHVFFELEDETGKIRVAAFEPTKKFRNWVRKLLPGDEIIAAGGVKEHDGVLTLNLEKFYPVKLVPKIEYQKPKCPRCGGTMKSKGDYLKCKRCGHKMPKKLIPVEVPRELERKIYEVPPDARKHLSRPLVLPGGEEKILEPTNQKV
- a CDS encoding DUF835 domain-containing protein, which encodes MLDGIQAIVFAEALMVLIADLVAAGWIFRIYLHNRRRSALAFSLAWVFDFLAILSTVLTNPTFQMVGMLLLPTFSALIFYGAVKFLEEESITVRYRTLSMLAVMPVAFMIYMIGVYIYTGDAVWSVTSAATLGITGVFVIAGGLLLRETVEIYKSAIRYLYISIILFGVHLIPAALFGNTDWYKAIGFTLSTALIIFMVVAMVKLTSSEFFMPKESRAAQPIDLKPGVMVVNGREYLKLKEKLKDRPVLAFVRDVTQVPEGWQYYFVTTIPFQGRFKNTINPTNLARMTELSYKYLEESARMGEQGVIIIDCLEYLTVYNSWESLMKFLSKLRDFVIVNKGTLILVIEKESLENRLYAQLRKLME
- a CDS encoding phenylacetate--CoA ligase family protein, which translates into the protein MTLIVGRTDKKGVEDFRYTLSKSLETTEFWQEKFSGIDPDGITLDDLAALTDKVTITPHDLYDIGRVWPDYIQRAQVFYTVMRTSGTTGKPKRIAYTRDDRFRTARQVEPWIREYMDKGDRIASFFPPLPSSSGMFAFGSFEALNAKSAYYQVPIQYLLDREMLLKELNYIKPTALFCLTATAYNLGLVLPESIKKDIQTIVVGGETLTPELARATLELFENAVIIDNFGSTEDAITGYRVITRKKATRFNFEESIVVLKDNGDGYDDYKRIYITKVMREGELTGLPLFNYDIGDLARIENGEVRNIIRIKDVVTLAGAKLHIDQVMEIVYDHPALLDFVIIYHPLSPENPRPKAILRVAYSGEKPAGIEDEVRELIYEANNPVRYEVEESKQAELIIEAVPLEKLRADLPKRLGKTKRIYIVGKDL
- a CDS encoding transcriptional regulator, whose protein sequence is MDRERLIRTVEAILRGTGYKTARMDFKGSCFDIVASRLLLLLFVKVATNIDTVTEEQAEDLKRLSKFFKASPLIVGLKTKNAELEEGVVYERFGVYALRPETLYDVLVENELPAIFAERGGFYVRINGALLRKLREKYGYSVNELAQLLGVSRKSLINYERGEQAVSLEVAIRLEELFDEPLAEPIDILHSTVEADLNVTPESPLEREIFERLKGLGLGVVKVKKAPFNAVSKEDEFNILTGIDERKTRSTVKRAEMVTEVSKIINSDGVFILEKARTEIIGDVPLIPKERLEEVRDADELIEMIEELKKEIKKQLFS